The region tcgtgtcaggttttgcggtactaagggcggtagtagtggcggtagtaccgctccaagcggtagtaccgcgcctacccccacggtagtaccgccctggggtcagggccctgtcagtgcggcagtaccgctgggtatgagcggtagtaccgccctgccctagcggtagtaccgctctgtgcgggactGCTCAGTGGAATAACGGTTGGATTgagccccccactatataaaggggtcttcttccccaaagttgacctacctctttcccccaaagctccattgttgctccaagctccattttcgcccgatctctctccctagccaatcaaacttgttgatttgctcgggattggttgagaaggcccagatctacacttccaccaagagaaatttgattccccccacttatccctcgcggatcttgttactcttgggtgttgagcaccctagacggttgaggtcgcctcgaagccatactccattgtggtgaagcttcgtggtgttgttggaagcctccaagtgttgtggagatagccccaatcttgtttgtaaaggtccggttgccgccttcaagggctccaatagtggaatcacggcatctcgcattgtgtgagggcgcgaggagattacggtggccctagtggcttcttggggagcattgtgcctccacatcgctctaacggagacgtacttccccttaaaaggaaggaacttcggtaacacatcctcgtctccaacggttccactcttggttatcttgtgcctttacttttgcaagcttacttgagttgtatctattgcttgctagtgtgcttattgtctttgcatcatataggttgtccacgtagttgcacatctagacaacctatttctttgcaaggtttaaattgttaaagaaaagtctaaaatttgttagttgcctattcaccccccccccctctagtcaaccatatcgatcctttcatcggGAAACTTGGGCAATGGTTTATATAGCACCGGTGGGCGGCAAAGGAACGGACGAGTGGCACCGGAGGAAACGTCTCGGCAACCGCATGCCATCAATACGGGCGGTAGAAAGATGGGCGGCCATCTTGTCGTTTGAACGCGCGAcagtcgcctgcaccgggaagcggcgtggGCGACACTCTCTCGGCCGACGTGTCGTTTCAATGCCGGCACCAGTGAGCAATTGCattcgctctgcccgggcatgaatatgGGCGCTCACGCTCTGGAGCGGCGCTGGCCGAAAACTCGCGAAAGGGGGGGAAGcatttttggtgggccagggcggtcagaagaggCCTTGAGATCGGTTCAAACTCCCACAAACTTTCCCCACTTTTGTCTCCCGTTTACGGGAGAAATCGCGTTCGGACGTCCCGCGGACCAATACAGGACCGCATTGGATGACTTTTATGGTCTAGACCGTGTGGTCCGGCCAATTGTTGGAGATTTGCGGGTCggtgttgaagatgcccttacaaAGTAAACCCTGAGGTTGTGCCCTGAGTTGGTGTCCATAGACGTGAACCATGTGTACGCTGTTCTGTTTTGTCGCATTGTCGGGGTGACGGTGAGAGGAAAATATTGGAATGCTAATAAAGACTGTAAATACATTCAGGAATTCAGCCATGATAGAAACGACTCCAACGATGTGAAACATGCTATCATACTGATCTGGCGTGGAAACCGGTGTTTATTCTGCATGCACATGATTACATTTGGGGCGTCACGTCAAGCTTGCCAAGCACGGCCCTTTTTCTTGGAAAAACAAGCCTGGTGCATGCCACCGATAATGGCACCGCTGCCACGTACGTGTGTGAAAATCACCTCCGAAACTAACAAATCCTCCACATTTCCAACTAGACGGCCGCGCGCATGCGCAGGCGGCATCTCTCGCTCACTCCCAGAGTAAGCGAGAGTCAACAGCGAGCGACGTCGGCCTATGGATCGGATCTCTTTCGTCAAGGCGGGCCACATGGTGGTGGTGGGCGAGAATTCCGTGCCACCGCCCCGGCCGCCCGGCGCTCGCGCCCTGTTGGCGCGGCGCGACGGCTGGAAATCAGCGAACCGGCGTCCGTGCGTGCGGCCGTGCGCGCGGGACGCGGGACGCCTCGGGCGGTTGCGTGCGGCCAGCGACGATGGCCCCGTACGTGCGGCCGGCCACTGTTGGCGTTTCCTCCAATTTACTAGTCTCCCGCCCGGCCGTTGGGCCGGGCGCACGACGCATTGCCGTGCCCGAGCCCGAGCCGTCCGTCGTGTGGCAGTGAAACTGCTGCGGCGCTGCGCCCTGCACGCGCACTCTACGGTTGTGGTCGAGCGTTCTCGGTTTGCAACAGCGCTACGTCGCCCGGTCTTCGTTCGATGGAAAGGAGGACCAAATCAATAATCAACGTTGCTGTTCTCCTACAGGCGCCCGTTGCTTTTTGTATCCGGACGGTGAGGTTCCGAAGGATGCTGCTGCTGCATTTTCTCCGCAGGCTGCAGCTGCAGCTGCCACTTGTAgttgatctttattggatttgagtGAGGCACTCGGTCTCCTTTTTGCTGCACTGTATGCATGCATCTGTAGACGTCGCCCGGATCATCTTGGTCCGAAATCCAAATGATATCTACAAGACCGACGGGGTTAAACCGAGACAAAAATACTAACAAGGAACCAATGCTTTTTGGTTGACCGactctgaaatcctgctaggaagtccCGGTACAAAGCAATCCAAGCGGTAACCCAATGGCCATTTGCACCGCGCGACCGACATGCATGTCGTCCCTGCCCGCGTGTACCAACCAACCAAAGTACCATTACATGGAGTAACTTTGGTGAAGCAATCAAACCGTGTTTGTTGGTTTAGATGTCGCCCTTGTCCTACCCGCGCGCGTGCATCGCTAGCTGCACCAGCGAACACGTCAAAGATTTGGAGGCGATGAGAAGTCTACTCTGGAGGCCAGGAAAAAGGATGGCTCGAAGCGTCATGTCACGACTCCACCCCCATGCATCTCATCCACACCTGCCCGTCTTTCCATCCATCAATCTTTCACCAAATGTCACGGGCAAAAGCGCTGAGTGAGAGACCAACCACTCCCTCTGCAGCCCCCTCTCTTATCTTCACAGGAGGCTGCTTAATCCGCGATCGACGACATGACATCATCCTAACGCAAATATTTAACTAACTGGCGATACTTGCACCAATAACATCGTGGATGGTTTGTCTTAATAATAAGAACCATTAAGTCAAGGAAGAAGATGTACGTGCTCGCTTTGAAAAGGAATCAATGTTGGCTTGAAATAGCTATACGAACATATAGTCAAAGGAAGGTGCAACGTTGTTGGCCATGGCCACCATTTTGTCAACGCAGGGCCTGCATTTTCTGCTCACACCAAATCGACGACGCAGCAAAGTCATTAGCAGACGTCTCTATAGAGAGAAAGATGGTTTGCAGCGGTATATATCATATCACATATCAATCATCCTTTATAACTTTATCGAAAGAAAAAAGAGGCCGCGTTTgcaaaggaaggaaggaaggaaggaaggaaagtTGGGAAGCATCGACAACTCTGCCGGCTCCAAACCAAAGGTAAGAAACGAAGGAACCTCTCCAAGAATAGTTGTTACACGCCAACCTACCCCCATACAAACTACGTAAACATTAATCTACACCATATGTCATCATCATACACGTATCTATGAGCTATTTCTACTATATCTCTATCGAGCGGCCAACGCACCATCTCCTTGCTTCACGGCTTCTCCAGCTGGCTGTCGAGGCCGACGGCGTTGTGCTTCCGCGACGGCCCGGACGGCGTCACCGGGCCCCTCGGCAAGAACCCGAAGAAATGGTTGGCCGCCCCTCGCTCCAGCGGCTGGCCCCTGAAGGGCTGCATGCCTCTCGAGGCCTCGCAGCTGGAGCTCGACGCCagggcaaggaggaggaggaggagcaggggcaGGACGTCCCACCGGAGCTGCGGCGGAAGAGCCGTCCCCCTGCTGCTCGTTCGCCCCATGTAGCTACGTAGGGTACGGAGCGATGCACGGAAGGAGAAGGTGGTCGATGAGGAGGGGAGAGTTGGTGGCGCTAGCAGCCAGGTGTGGAGGTTTGTGGTTTGAGAAAGATGTACGTGATGAACTGGTGAAGGTTTTGGTGAGTGCAAATGGCGGGGGGCAGGCGTGGAGGAGGGAGGCGATGCTGGTAGACAGGCGCTTGGAGAGAATGTGCGCGTGGACAGTGAGGAGTCGTCAAATTTATATAGGAGCTTTCCTCCCTAGCTTGGACTTGTTCACAAGCAAGAGGCAAGAAAAAAGATATGCAATCTACTACTAGTACATGCATGATGTCATTTTCTGGTTACCGTGTGTTTGCAATAAATCCCTGGCTGCTTTAATAGTGCCTCAGATTATTGTATCACTACTGTGAGTCTCTGACATGATAACTCACGTAACCGACTAGAATCAGGCCGAGTAATGAGAGGCGAAAAGCTTTAATAGTGCCTCAAACTATGTACACTACTGTGAGTCTGTGATATGATAATTAACGTATACTGACTATCACGCTGAGTAATTGGCATGCCGAATGTGTGGGTGTGTTGTAATTCTCTAAACTCTATTCTCTCTttatttaatagatgaggcaaatcttatGCCTTCATTTCGAAAAAAAAACTATCACGCTGAGTCATGAGaggaaaaaaaatactattttctgAATAGCCGGATCAGCTAATTCACAGTTTGGAAGATTGCGAGGAACTCAGGTTTTATTTTTTTGCGGGGAAGAGGAACTCAGGGTTATGTACACGTTAGGATAATTTGGTGCGTGCGCCGGTGCGCGCCTATAGTCTACGAACAGATCGTTCGAGTTGGTGCAGAGGGGATGGGAATTAATGAATGTGCTCATCTACCTCTAGCGCCATGGCCTAGGATAGGATACATTTTTGAAACTTGATTCAAGAAAGTACAGGCAGAGAGCGCGGCGATGGACATGGACGGTGTGGGGGGTGCATGGTGGGGCTGAGCGTGTTGGAGAGGAGAGGACAGCATTGATAAGCTGGAGATGGCACTCCTATCTGTGCACCAAGAAAAGGAAGTGGAAGGGAGGGACGTCCGGAAGGGAGTGATAGGCAAAAGAAAAGGACAAGGCAGGGAGCAGAGAAGGTTCGTGGCCATAAGGACGAAAGGAGGGTTCTGTCTCCTCCCCGAGTAGGTGCTCCAAATTCAATGGCCGACTTGACTCACTTGGGCATACTAGCATGCATGCAGTATGTTGAGGCTGAAAAGAGATGCGCGCTGGGAATGCGGTTTAAGGGGAGCATGGTCAGTGCCAGTGTGGCTACCACTGCTCACGTACGGTACATTTTTAAAGGAGGGGCTACGAGGAATGGGAGTACGCTCGACCGTTTTGCAGGGTGTATCGAGCATTGATTCCTTGGAACTTATATATATGGCCTGAATGTTTGCCTAGAAGGAGCAGCATTTCTGCATCAAGGCTGTAGTATAGGTTCCAACTGATGGATGGGTCAACAACAGCCGATCGATGGAGAACAGTCTTGGGTGGAGGAATAAATCGATACAGTATGCACCATCTAGGCTTTTTAGGATCGAGGCAATAGAAGTGCAGCGCTTTGATCCATCATTTAGTGTTACTCTTTGGGTGGAGAAATTTTGGAGTAGCGCGCGATGATGGACAGGA is a window of Triticum dicoccoides isolate Atlit2015 ecotype Zavitan chromosome 2B, WEW_v2.0, whole genome shotgun sequence DNA encoding:
- the LOC119367841 gene encoding protein IDA-like, which encodes MGRTSSRGTALPPQLRWDVLPLLLLLLLALASSSSCEASRGMQPFRGQPLERGAANHFFGFLPRGPVTPSGPSRKHNAVGLDSQLEKP